From the Macaca nemestrina isolate mMacNem1 chromosome 7, mMacNem.hap1, whole genome shotgun sequence genome, one window contains:
- the LOC139364269 gene encoding uncharacterized protein — protein MCEPVPACANAALLELCRPAVARGSARRWMLLLRSPRVQRGRGRGEALAHARVAVGGSGRRMRALSQKPGTPRGARPHSRAHAGAGRGFPACAPCQSLSGACARYLRPTGGASSLRSRPPPHPAPSSRPQSTRPFVSPRNGAGTIWGRAPWTQLALGLALSATARLAPPRALPQSVAPKAPLSGGGGSCFRFFLSVQSGVASSTQPPFPLPQRGAAAAEGCGFGSCDGERRRPPLLPPRVAAFAQRISMTLMVFLFKIK, from the coding sequence ATGTGCGAGCCGGTGCCCGCGTGCGCAAACGCTGCCCTGCTGGAACTGTGCCGTCCCGCTGTGGCCCGCGGCTCTGCTAGGCGGTGGATGCTGCTGCTACGCTCTCCACGGGTGCAGCGAGGAAGGGGGCGGGGAGAAGCCCTGGCACATGCCAGGGTCGCCGTAGGTGGCAGCGGCCGGCGCATGCGCGCCCTCTCCCAGAAGCCAGGAACGCCGAGGGGCGCGCGCCCCCATTCGCGCGCGCACGCCGGCGCTGGCCGAGGCTTCCCCGCCTGCGCTCCTTGTCAGAGCCTCTCCGGCGCGTGCGCGCGTTATCTCCGGCCGACCGGAGGAGCCAGTTCCCTCCGCTCCAGGCCCCCTCCCCATCCCGCCCCCTCCTCCCGGCCCCAGTCGACCCGTCCCTTCGTCTCCCCGCGGAATGGGGCCGGCACTATTTGGGGTCGCGCGCCCTGGACCCAGCTCGCTCTCGGTCTCGCGCTGTCAGCGACTGCCCGGCTCGCGCCGCCTCGCGCTCTGCCTCAGTCAGTGGCGCCGAAGGCTCCGTTAAGCGGCGGCGGCGGTTCCTGTTTCCGTTTCTTCCTCTCCGTTCAGTCGGGAGTAGCATCCTCCACCCAGCCACCCTTCCCACTCCCCCAGCGTGGGGCAGCTGCAGCTGAGGGCTGTGGCTTTGGCAGCTGCGACGGGGAACGGCGAAGACCGCCTCTGCTCCCGCCTCGG